The sequence AAGAAGCAGCCGATAAGGTCATCTTCATGGATGGCGGATATATCGTAGAAGAAGGCACGCCACAGGAGGTCTTCGAAAACCCTACGAATGAACGTACGAAACAATTCCTGAATTTAATACAATAGAGTGTAAAAGATGAATGGGACAGATGCTCATTCATCTTTTTTATATTCATGAAGGAACACCTCAACGTTACAATTTCTAAGAATAAATTGATGAGTCTCAAATAAACTTCTCAGAAAAAGGTTAGTTCACCAGGATTAGTGGAAATATGGTAATAACAAGATCAAAACAAGGGAGGAACCAGAATGGAATATCGTATTGAACGTGACACAATCGGAGAAATGAAGGTGCCGAAAGAAAAATATTGGGGTGCCCAGACTCAACGGAGTAAAGAAAACTTCCAAATCGGTACAGAGAAAATGCCCATTGAGGTTACATATGCCTTCGCCCAGCTAAAGAAAGCGGCTGCGGTTGTTAACCATTCACTTGGAAAGCTTTCAGAAGCGAAACAGCAGGCGATCAGTACAGCATGTGATGAAATACTGGAAGGAACATGGGATGATCATTTCCCGCTTGTCGTATGGCAAACAGGTAGCGGTACTCAATCCAATATGAATGTAAATGAAGTAATTGCCTTTCGTGCGAATGAAATCCTTGAAGAAAAAAGTGTGGATGAAAAAGTTCATCCCAACGATGATGTGAACATGTCCCAAAGTTCCAATGATACATTTCCGACAGCGATGCATATCGCAGCTTATCAGGAAATCGAATCAAAGCTATTTCCGATCCTTCAGGAATTTACCTCGACACTGAAAGAAAAAGAAAACCAATTTCAATCCATCATTAAAATAGGCCGTACCCATCTTCAAGATGCAACACCATTGACGCTGGGACAGGAAATCAGCGGTTGGCGGGCCATGATGGAAAGATCCTATAGCATGCTAAGAGAAAGCGTTCATCGATTAGTCAATCTGGCTATAGGGGGAACGGCTGTAGGGACGGGGATTAACGCCGATCCAAAATTCGGCGACAAAGTGGCAAGACAATTAGAAAATCAAACAGGCATCAAGTTTGTCTCATCTGATAATAAGTTTCATGCCTTAACGTCCCATGATGAAATCGTGTACGTACATGGTGCTGTAAAGGCCCTCGCTGCTGATATTATGAAAATAGCGAATGATGTAAGGTGGTTAGCGAGCGGTCCCAGAAGTGGAATCGGAGAAATTACGATACCTGCGAATGAACCAGGAAGTTCAATCATGCCAGGTAAAGTGAATCCGACCCAAAGTGAAGCAGTGACGATGGTAGTGACACAAGTTTTCGGAAATGATGCGGCTATAGGGTTTGCCGCAAGTCAAGGTAACTTCGAGCTTAATGTATTTAAACCAGTCATCATCTATAATATGCTGCAATCCGTACGCCTGCTTACAGATGGCATAAAGTCATTTAACGATAAGTGTGTGAAAGGACTTGAAGCGAACGTAGAGGTAATAGAAGACTTTGTTCAAAGGTCCCTTATGCTGGTAACGGCATTAAATCCTCATATCGGGTATGAAAAAGCGGCTGAAATTGCTAAGAAAGCTCACAATAATGGCTCTACATTAAAGGAAGCAGCCATAGAATCTGGCTACTTAACAGAAGAGCAATATGACGAATGGATCGATCCCGCGAACATGGTTCATAATAAATAACAGGAAGAACTGGCTCTAATAAAATGGGCCAGTTCTTTTCATAACGCCAAACAGACATAATTAAAACCCCCAGTCAAAAACCGGGGGCTTGATCCATTCATATGAAATTGCTAATTATTGTTGGTACCCGCCACCGATTTGTTGTTCAGCCATTTGAACTAGGCGTTTAGTGATTTCTCCACCTACAGAACCGTTAGCACGAGCTGTTGCATCTGGCCCTAATTGTACGCCAAATTCAGAAGCGATTTCGTACTTCATTTGGTCGATTGCTTGTTGAGCTCCTGGAGCTACTAATTGGTTAGATGAATTGCTGCGAGATTGTTGCTGTTGCATAATCTGTCATCTCCTTAAAATGTATAAGTTTTTTTGGTTGGGTTAGCTGGATTTGCACCAGCCCGCTATTCCATGAGCGACCATCTTTAGTATGGTGTAACCCATCGTGTTGGGTGTAAGAAGGCTTGTTGCTGCCTTGTTACTAGGTATTATGGTTTTTCCGGGGAATTATATTCAAAGTGAGGACAGGGAATTTATTCCTGTTAAATACCTATAATTTTTCTACATAAATCATCATGAATGTAAAAAGGATAACACTATACAATGATTAGATTGAAAGTATGGTGACACAGCATGAAAGCTTGCGCATTATGTAATGGAATCGTTGAATATAGGGGGCTTTGCAAGAAGTGTGGTGACTCTACAACGGATCAGGGAAGATATTATGATTTTTACGATGAGTACAGTGCGTATATGGATATACAGCATGTTCAATTAGCCGATGGCATACCAAATAGCAGCTGCTCGGATACTTGCCTGCATCTGTTTACATGTGTACGATGTGGGGAAGAAGAGGGGAAAAGCATTGATTTGACAGAGTTTTAAACGATATAAAAAATGCCGCACTCGTAGATGAGTGCGGCATTTTTATGTTCTTATCGGATTCTTGACTCAGTTTCTGAATCAAAGAAGTGGGCTTTGTTCATGTCAAAAGCAAGTTCAATCGTTTGACCAGCCACGATATCTGTACGGGAATCAACGCGGGCTACAAATTCTTGTCCTTCTAATTGAGAGTAAAGCATTGTTTCAGCACCTGTCAATTCAGATACTTCAATTTTCGCCGTGATTTTGGCACCTTCAGCAGTATCTAAGAAAAGGGGCTCATCATGAATATCTTCAGGACGCACTCCCAGGACGATGCTCTTGCCTACATGACCTTGCTCGCGAAGTACTTTCATTTTTCCTTCAGGTACCGATACCTTAGCATTGCCGATAACGAATTTCCCCTCTTCAAGGGATCCGTGGAAGAAGTTCATAGCAGGTGATCCAATGAATCCGCCTACGAAAACATTTTCAGGCTTATCGTATACTTCTTTAGGAGAACCAACTTGTTGAATGACTCCATCCTTCATGACAACGATACGTGTTGCCATTGTCATGGCTTCTGTTTGGTCATGTGTTACGTAGATCGTTGTAGTTTGTAAACGTTGGTGAAGCTTGGCGATTTCTGCACGCATTTGCACACGAAGCTTAGCATCAAGGTTGGATAATGGCTCATCCATTAAGAACACTTTCGCATCACGGACGATGGCACGGCCAAGTGCTACACGCTGACGCTGACCACCTGATAGTGCTTTCGGTTTACGATCAAGCAGTGCTTCAAGGCCAAGGATCTTAGCCGCTTCTTGAACACGACGGTCAATTTCCTGTTTATCGAACTTACGTAATTTAAGGCCAAATGCCATATTATCATATACGCTCATATGTGGGTAAAGGGCATAGTTCTGGAAAACCATGGCGATGTCACGGTCTTTTGGCGCCACATCATTCACGCGTTTTCCGTCAATGGAGAAATTTCCTTTTGAAATTTCTTCAAGTCCTGCAATCATGCGCAGGGTAGTTGATTTTCCGCAACCCGATGGTCCAACAAATACGATAAATTCTTTATCTTGAATGTGAAGGTTAAAGTCATTTACTGCCGTTACCTTCCCATCATAAATTTTGTGGATATGATCTAATTTTAATTCAGCCATTTTCTTTCTCCTCCTTGAAATGCAATCGTTTTCATCTATAGCTTCATTGTAGAGAAAGCGGAT is a genomic window of Rossellomorea sp. y25 containing:
- a CDS encoding alpha/beta-type small acid-soluble spore protein gives rise to the protein MQQQQSRSNSSNQLVAPGAQQAIDQMKYEIASEFGVQLGPDATARANGSVGGEITKRLVQMAEQQIGGGYQQ
- the ugpC gene encoding sn-glycerol-3-phosphate ABC transporter ATP-binding protein UgpC; translated protein: MAELKLDHIHKIYDGKVTAVNDFNLHIQDKEFIVFVGPSGCGKSTTLRMIAGLEEISKGNFSIDGKRVNDVAPKDRDIAMVFQNYALYPHMSVYDNMAFGLKLRKFDKQEIDRRVQEAAKILGLEALLDRKPKALSGGQRQRVALGRAIVRDAKVFLMDEPLSNLDAKLRVQMRAEIAKLHQRLQTTTIYVTHDQTEAMTMATRIVVMKDGVIQQVGSPKEVYDKPENVFVGGFIGSPAMNFFHGSLEEGKFVIGNAKVSVPEGKMKVLREQGHVGKSIVLGVRPEDIHDEPLFLDTAEGAKITAKIEVSELTGAETMLYSQLEGQEFVARVDSRTDIVAGQTIELAFDMNKAHFFDSETESRIR
- the fumC gene encoding class II fumarate hydratase, with the protein product MEYRIERDTIGEMKVPKEKYWGAQTQRSKENFQIGTEKMPIEVTYAFAQLKKAAAVVNHSLGKLSEAKQQAISTACDEILEGTWDDHFPLVVWQTGSGTQSNMNVNEVIAFRANEILEEKSVDEKVHPNDDVNMSQSSNDTFPTAMHIAAYQEIESKLFPILQEFTSTLKEKENQFQSIIKIGRTHLQDATPLTLGQEISGWRAMMERSYSMLRESVHRLVNLAIGGTAVGTGINADPKFGDKVARQLENQTGIKFVSSDNKFHALTSHDEIVYVHGAVKALAADIMKIANDVRWLASGPRSGIGEITIPANEPGSSIMPGKVNPTQSEAVTMVVTQVFGNDAAIGFAASQGNFELNVFKPVIIYNMLQSVRLLTDGIKSFNDKCVKGLEANVEVIEDFVQRSLMLVTALNPHIGYEKAAEIAKKAHNNGSTLKEAAIESGYLTEEQYDEWIDPANMVHNK